The DNA region TGAAGAAGTCGTCGCCAAGATGAAGGGCTGATTTCAAGGAGAGTTTTCCCATGGCAAAGGCAAAATTTGAAAGAACGAAACCGCATGTGAACATCGGCACCATCGGCCACGTCGACCATGGGAAGACCACCCTGACCGCGGCCATCACCAAGGTGCTGGCCGAGCAGGGCGGCGCCGAGTTCAAGGCGTTCGACCAG from Geoalkalibacter sp. includes:
- a CDS encoding GTP-binding protein — encoded protein: MAKAKFERTKPHVNIGTIGHVDHGKTTLTAAITKVLAEQGGAEFKAFDQ